The Vicia villosa cultivar HV-30 ecotype Madison, WI unplaced genomic scaffold, Vvil1.0 ctg.000181F_1_1_2_unsc, whole genome shotgun sequence region ACTACttataattttagaaaatttctttacccacttcTCTATGGGGAGTCACCtcagcgaaaaccccattttcctgtttcggaaatgcattttcaaattttttttttttttaatttttccagatttcggaagtgcacttccgaaaaaaataccaaaaattaggattttgattatttcggagatgcatctccggaaaaaaaaatttaaaaatcccaaaaattaaaaattttaagatataaattaattcacatatcataaatttgatataatttatgagtaatgaataataataattatacattttgatataatttatgagttatgaataataattattatatatttctattctaattcatattttaaaatttaaaataattttaattaaaaaattaaaataatttcaactacaaaatgagttataattttttatttatatatttataataattattatatatttatatatttacaaaaaaatttaaaaaaaaatgagtgttttaatttatatatttatatatttatataataattataataattattatatatttataaaaattattatatatttatatatttatataataattattatatattaattataaatatatttatatatttatataataattataaaaattaaaaaaatgagtgttttaatttataatatttattatatatttatatatttatatatttatataataattattatatattagcaGAGGAATAACTAAACTTGTGGAGAATAAAAGAGTGAAGCTTATTAAAGCTTCTAGGGATTCCTATGTGCCTTCTCATGTCTTATACGCGGACGACATCATGGTGTTTTGTAAAGGAGACAGAGGTTCAATTGAGGCTTTGACAGATCTTTTCCAAAGATGTGCTAACGCATCGGGTCAACATGTGAATCCTTCTAAATCTATTATCTATGCAGGATCTATTTCTAATCAAAGATATCTTCAAATTGCCTCTTGTTTGGGATTCAACACGGGACAGGTTCCTTTCACTTATTTGGGTGCTCCAATTTTCTGAGGAAGGCCTAAACCGATTCACTTTCAAGGCATTGCAGATAGAATTTGAAACAAGCTTTCGGCATGGAAAGCTACCCTTTTATCTATTGCTGACAGATTGGTTCTTGTCAAATAAGTAATTCAAAGCATGATGATCCACACCTTACTAATATACTCTTGGCCTATTTCGGTTCTGAAGTGCATTAATAGATGGGCTAGGAATTTTATCTGGAGTGGGGAGATAGACACTCGAAAAACTGTCACGGTAGCCTGGGACAAGTGCTGTCGGCCGTATGAGGAGGGAGGTTTGGGAATTCGTTCTCTGGTAACTTTAAACAACGCTGCCAATTTGAAACAGTGTTGGGATCTTATTAATTCGAAGGAGCAGTGGGCAATTTTGCTTAGAGCCAGAGTTTTGCGGGATGGCCGGAAGATCTCGTATCATATTTTTTCATCTCCGTGGGGCAGCTTTAAAGCTTCTTTGGAGGATGTTTTAGATAATTCTTGCTGGTTGATCGGAAATGGGGAGAAGATTAATTTCTGGTCGGATAATTGGAATGGTTCGGTGGTGCTCGATTCCTTAAGCTCTACCGGAGTTCCAAATCCTTTCTACAAAGACAAAGCTGCTGTTTATATTCAAGATAAAAAGTGGAGTCTTCCTAGGGATATTCAGGTCATGTTTCCTAATCTGGTTAATCTTCTTGCTAATGTTCATTTGTCTGTGGTTCAAACAGAGGACCTCCTGGTTTGGAAGCCCGCAACGGACGGCAGTCTTACATTGAAGATAGCTTATGACTTCAAATCCAACAATAACAATGTTTTAGATTGGGGGAAACGCATTTGGAACAAGTTTATTCCATCCTCGTACTCCTTACTGTTCTGGAGGCTGCTTCACAATAGAGTGCCGACGGACGATAACATGGCTGTTAGGGGTTTCCATCTCCCTTCTCTTTGCAATCTTTGTGGTATTTCGGGAGAAATGGTGGAGCATTTGTTCTTCAATTTCTCTTTTGCTGCCAGATTTTGGAATTTATTGTCTGCGTCTTTATCGCTCTTTTGCAATTCTATTGAAGACATTTGGTCTGCTTACAGCAAACTAAATTCTGATCAAAGCAAGGTGGTGTGGATGGCTGCAGTTTCTAGTGTGGTCTCTATGATTTGGAAAGCCCGCAACTTATGTCGGTTCGAGGATAAAAGAAGCAATTGGAACTCTTTACTCTATGAGGTCAAGAGAGATGTTATGTTTGTCGGAAATGCTACTCCGAAACAGGGTTCAAACTCAATATTGGATTTTCAATTCCTGAAAAGTTTTAATATTATTGGTAATCCTCCTAAAGCTTTCTTGGTTAAGGAATTCCTTTGGCATCCTCCATTTCTTCATTGGATTAAATGTAACACTGATGGAGCGTCTTCAATAGTGCCACAACGAGCGGCTTGTGGTGGTATCTACAGAGATCATACCGGAATGCATCAGGGAAGTTTCTCCAAATTTCTCGGTCCAGGTAACACTTTTCTAGCAGAGTTATATGGAGCCATTTTGGCTATTGAGATTGCTAAGCAGAAAAATTGGAATAACTTTTGGCTTGAAACTGATTCCAAGCTAGTTGTTCTCGCTTTCTCCAAACCCCATATTGTTCCTTGGGCTCTCAGGATCAGATGGGAGAATGTTATCCAACATACTAGATCCATTAATTTTTTGGTCACTCATATTTATCGGGAAGGAAATTATTGTGCGGATAGGCTTGCTAACATAGGATTACATGTACAAGATTTTACCTGGTGGGATGTTGTTCATAGGGAGATTCTTATGGAGTTTGCTAAAAACTCCATCGGTCTTCCTATTTATAGAGTTACTCATTAAGGggttttggtttggtcccccCTTTTTTCTTTTGCTCTGTAAcatctctcttcttttttttttaatatattttgtggTGGGATTTGTCCccctttttgattaaaaaaaatatacgtGGTCAAATGAGTTTCTCATTAGTCACTATGAAACACAGGAGTCTATGATatgaataatatttaaaaagaGTTTAGTAATGTTTTAAAAACAGGACCGGACATCTAAGCGGTGAGGGTATTGGATTATTGTTTTATCGGTCGAATTATTGGGTcattggtcgaaccgcatgactaaatcggGTTAAACCGGATAAATCAGTTGAATAGACCGATTGTTATACCataattatataggtataaaacctgtcgaaccggatgattctgTCTCTACAAAgtataactagcacttaaattttttgaaaatatcatattataaataaattcacaagtttataatttaaattcaaattttaaacataggtatTACACATAATAAAATTGTACAGAATTACAAtgtataattgcaaacaaagtttaattgcaacataatctaattgaataatttataacaaaataattttattgtctactgaatttaaattcaaaaaagaaaaaaattctttCAATGTTAGGATATCCTTCTTCAATTTCAAAATCATCGATAACAAAATCAACCGTAtctgtaatattttttattttttatttttattttatttcttttattttctattttaattcttCATTAAAATGATCAAAATGAagtcgttttaatttttttaaataaaaaaaataaaaaaaaaataaaaaaataaaaaaatgcacttAAACTATTAGTTTGTAGAGAAATTACAGTCAGAGTCGTCTCAAGATTTTGGATGCTTTGTGTACACTACAAAAAAATCCTCTAAATAGTCAGAGGCATTAGCCAGATATAAAATTTCACACAAATAAAATGACGTCGTTTGGGGTAAAGTCCCTCGCAACacacaaattgaaaaaaaaaattaacatagaggcgcaaataaaaaaagagagaaattttgatttttgaaaaaatgcaTTGCGAGGGGAACCCCAAGCAAATAAAAGTGGTGCCAAGATGTCTTTTCAGTAGTCAGAAAACGCAGAATTTAGCGAGGGGTGTCCCTAAGCAAACTGACATACTGATTTTAGCGAGGGACATCCTCATGCACCTCAACAAaccatcaatatatatatatatatatatatatatatatatatatatatatatttcattaaatcctttcattttttttttgaataaactcaaaatatATTAAAGGAAAAAGAAAGATTACAAGGAACACAAGAGGGGGACCAAGCCAAAAAACCTCTTAGGAGCAAATCCTAAATCTAGGTGTGCCCGACTTGTCTAGCAAGTAATCCAAATAAAAGTCATTAAGAATATAATTGAACCAAGTAAAGCTTTTGCTAGTTAAACCGAAATTGGCCAGAGAATCCGCACAAAAATTGGCCTCTCTAAAAATGTGAGAAATCAAGAAATCGATTTCTAGAGTATACGCCCAACACGTAAGCCAACGAGACTTGAGAATCCAAGGCACACAATGAATATTTGCAAAAGCCGTCACAACAAGTTTACAATCCGTTTCGATCCAAAGTTTAGTCCATTTCTCTTTGATGGCCTTCTCTATCGCAATAATAACCGCCATGAATTCGGCCACCACCGGAGAACCAGGGCCAATGAAGGCAGCAAAACTAGAAATGTGATTAGCCTGCTCGTCGCGAAAAATACCTCCAGCGGCAGCAAAAGAAGGAGAGCCAGAGGACACACCATCCGTGTTGCACTTTATCCAACCTTTGGCTGGAGGACACCACAAAACCTCAATAGGGCTAGGGCTATGCCTAGGATGAAGGTTAATGGCAAAGGCTTTGAGAAGAGAAAAACAGGAAACAGAATTATTGGATTTTTTGGTAGTGTTCGAACCTACCAGATTTGCGTTAGCAGCAATGCGGGAGGCACATGTTTCCCATTGAGTCACCTTATCATCAAACCTAGCCTTGTTTCTCGAGTACCAAATTTGATAGAAGGAATAAGCTAAGCACGACTTAATCACAGCCAGGGCTTGAGGATTCCACGCATGCCTTAACACACGATAGCATTCTTCCAGCTTGCGAATAGAGTAGTGCAAGTTAAATTTTCTACTAAGCCAATTCCATATGCTGGAGGAGAATTTGCAGTCAAAAATAGGTGATTAGAGGTTTCCACCTCTTTGTAGCAGAGGGAGCAGCAAGAAGGAAAAGAGAATCCTCTTATAGCCAGATTCTCATCCGTAGACAAACGGTTATGAATGAATTTCCAGACAGTGATGGAATGAGTTGGGGCCGTGTCCCTGTCCCAAGGAAACAGATTCCATAAACCAGAACTTGCAGGGGCTAGGCAAAGAGAGTAAGCATGCTTAATGGTCAGCACACCACCTTCCACATCCTTCCAAGCCAGCATATCCTTAATAGGGAGAGCCGATACCACAAACCTTGAGATTAGAGGCAATAAAGTAGGCAGGGCCTGAGAGATATTATTATGTATGTTCCATGATTGATTCCTCCAAACTTCAGCAAGACTATGGTTCAGGAAAGGGTAAAATTTCTCAGGAATTTTGAATTTAATAGCCAGGATTTCACCCGCCCAGTTGTCTCTCCAGAAGTTGATGGTTTGACCATCGCCAATGATCCAAGAGCAATTGTCCAAAACCAATTCTTGGACATCTTTAAAACCTTTCCACAGAGATGACTTAATAGCATACTTGATGTATGCTCCCCTTTTTTTGACTCTAGCAGTGAGTAATTTGGCCCAGTCATGGTTCTGGTTCAAAAATTTCCAACATAAATGAAGGTTCGAAGCTTTATTGTAATGCTTGAGAGAAATAATGTTGAGGCCTCCAGCAGCAAACTGAGAGcaacacttcttccaagaaactGTAACCAATTTTTTCTTGTCCACATTCCCACTCCAAATGAAGTTACGCATCCATCTTTCAATGCTGCCAGTGATACTAGTTGGTATGTTATAGACACTTATGCAATGAACCATCATACTATGTATGACTGATTTAACCAGCAGAAGTCTTCCCGCCATTGAAAGCATGGAGGCTTTCCAAGTGGCCAGCTTGAGCTTGACACTATCAGCAAGATAAGAGAAGTATTTGGCTTTAGGTTTCCCAATAAAGATGGGAACGCCAAGGTACAGGAAGGGAGGGAAGCCAATAGAGAAGCCAATGATAGAGGCAAGATTAGTATGTCTCTCTTTAGACATTCCTCCTGCATAGATTATAGATTTGGTGGGATTGCAAATCTGGCCAGAGCAAGATGCATAGTCCTTCAGCAGATTAGAGATGGCCGTCAGAGATTTCGCATCACCCCTGCAAAAAATTAAAATGTCATCAGCAAAGAAAGTGTGGGAGGGGACCCTGCAGTGCTTGTTAGCTTGGATAAGGTTGATTTGATTCAACCTTACAAGCTCACTGATGCCTCTGCTGAGGACATCTTCAGCCAAGCAGAAAAGGAGAGGAGAGAGGGGGTCCCCCTGCCTCACTCCATTGGAACAGTGGAAATAACCAACCTGGTTACCATTAAGGCCAATGGAAAGGTAGGCAGATTGAAGGAGGGTGTGAATCCAGGAGCAAAAAGTGGAGTTAAAACCAAAAGCAGAGAGAGTTTTAAGCAAGAAATTCCAATTTAAAGAGTCAAAAGCTTTAGTGATGTCAATTTTGAGGGCAACATTCCCACTAAAGCTTTTATTGCCAAGAATATTAATAGCCTCAGATGCAAGACAAATACCATCCTTAATGTTTCTCCCAGATATGAAACCCTTTTGCTCAAGGGAGATTAAGTTAGGAAGAATGGAAGACAACCTGTCAGCAATAATTTTGGTAATGATTTTATACTTAAAATTCGCAATAGCTATAGGCCTGAACTGCCCAATGCTATTAGCCTCTTTAGTCTTAGGAATTAAAATGAGGTTGTTAGCATTAAAGTTAGGAAGAATCCACCCCTGCCTGAAAAATTGCTGAACAGCATTAACCACATTAGTCTTAATGATCTCCCAAAAACTAACAAAAAAGATGGCTCCAAAGCCATCCGGGCCAGGGGCAGAGTTAATGTTCAGCTTAATGACAGCATTATGGATTTCATCGAGGCTAGGAAGACTAATCAAGCTACAATTCATCTGCTCATTAACCAGCTTGGGGATCACCCTATGAATTAAGTCAGAATCCTGAGCAGCAAAATTAGAGTTAAACAAGTTTTTAAAGTGATCCTCAATGTGATTCTCAATGGTGCCTCTGTCAGTTACAATTTGATCATTAATAGAAAGAGAGGATATAtgtttagtttttcttttgatcttTGCATAAGTATGAAAAAATTTAGAGTTTCTATCACCTTGAATATGCCAATTAATGCGAGACTTTTCTCTCCAAAGCTCCTCTTCCATGTGTAAAGCTTTATCCAAGTCCAGCTGAGCATTGGTTTCCTTACCCTGCAAAAGATCAGAGTAACCAAAAATCTGGATGTCGGATTGAATCTCTTTGAGATTCCTATCCGCCACCTTAACAGCATCGTGAACATTACCAAAGGTGTTAAGGTTCCAATCCTTGAGTCTAGCCTTAAGAGATCTAAGTTTTGAAGCAAGTATATGCATAGGGCAACCCACTACCGGCTCCTTCCACACTTCCTTAACTAGTCTCTCACAGTCCTCATGCTTAGACCAAATCCTAAGGAATTTGAATTGGCTTTTAAAAACAACGTCCTCAGACTTAATAGTAATCAAAATAGGGTAGTGATCAGATTTGGATCTAGTGAGCGTGTGGCAAGAAACAGAAATGCACCAGTCCAACATGGCCAGATTACAAATGGCTCTATCGAGCCTCTTTTCAGTTCTGTGCCTCCCCCTTCCACCATTACACCAAGTGAGGGAATTGCCAAGAGTAGGAATATGAATGAGCTGATTGTTATCAGACCAGTTAAAGAAATCCTCCATGGGGATCTTGGCAGGTTGATTATTGCCTCTATACTCAGCAGCACTAACTATAGCATTGAAATCCCCCACAAATGACCAGGGGATATTATTAGGAAGGGAGCTAAGAGAGGACCAAAGATTACGTCTAAGAATATAACTAGTGGAGGCATAGATAACCGAAAACCCTATAGTGTTGTTGTTAGACTCAATAGTGAAGTCAATATGTTGATCACTAATGTTAACAATTTTGGGCTCGAGATTAGATTTGCAAAAGCACCAGATGTTGGGCAGTAAATCATTTCTATTGT contains the following coding sequences:
- the LOC131625046 gene encoding uncharacterized protein LOC131625046; translation: MSVADNVCDIPLSQFPPACVKGDRLAITIPEEEYALGVEACKHHLHGRIVWSKGSAPLTVASLKAKLLQLWPSIGKWGITSLGKGFFEFAFSTLEDVQRVRSVSAWNLSHGVLKLFPWTKDFTPATLKQTSAQVWIRIHGLSQEYWRPRIIFAIASSIGTPICIYSASNKSAFDRPFGHFVRVLVDLDMLKEQTFKVLVERIGFAFFVDIEYEKLSEFCNHCSCIGDSIENCKRKELSKEQDKNTNSKKIVGKQIYIPKKTPIVDKPVGSPEVNEDSISPTIQVEHAAETSNPINVRHIEPTIEGDNRDEPIHLSAQEEEGKSDNEYVDATQLVEFVPETQIDPAIKEQVTNFLHEAWANMAEHDQNDDNGVDIFPDKDFQGIANKASRLALKKMLLNNKLDFVFLAEPWCKFENFPHRWMDRLDFKIFATNNRNDLLPNIWCFCKSNLEPKIVNISDQHIDFTIESNNNTIGFSVIYASTSYILRRNLWSSLSSLPNNIPWSFVGDFNAIVSAAEYRGNNQPAKIPMEDFFNWSDNNQLIHIPTLGNSLTWCNGGRGRHRTEKRLDRAICNLAMLDWCISVSCHTLTRSKSDHYPILITIKSEDVVFKSQFKFLRIWSKHEDCERLVKEVWKEPVVGCPMHILASKLRSLKARLKDWNLNTFGNVHDAVKVADRNLKEIQSDIQIFGYSDLLQGKETNAQLDLDKALHMEEELWREKSRINWHIQGDRNSKFFHTYAKIKRKTKHISSLSINDQIVTDRGTIENHIEDHFKNLFNSNFAAQDSDLIHRVIPKLVNEQMNCSLISLPSLDEIHNAVIKLNINSAPGPDGFGAIFFVSFWEIIKTNVVNAVQQFFRQGWILPNFNANNLILIPKTKEANSIGQFRPIAIANFKYKIITKIIADRLSSILPNLISLEQKGFISGRNIKDGICLASEAINILGNKSFSGNVALKIDITKAFDSLNWNFLLKTLSAFGFNSTFCSWIHTLLQSAYLSIGLNGNQVGYFHCSNGVRQGDPLSPLLFCLAEDVLSRGISELVRLNQINLIQANKHCRVPSHTFFADDILIFCRGDAKSLTAISNLLKDYASCSGQICNPTKSIIYAGGMSKERHTNLASIIGFSIGFPPFLYLGVPIFIGKPKAKYFSYLADSVKLKLATWKASMLSMAGRLLLVKSVIHSMMVHCISVYNIPTSITGSIERWMRNFIWSGNVDKKKLVTVSWKKCCSQFAAGGLNIISLKHYNKASNLHLCWKFLNQNHDWAKLLTARVKKRGAYIKYAIKSSLWKGFKDVQELVLDNCSWIIGDGQTINFWRDNWAGEILAIKFKIPEKFYPFLNHSLAEVWRNQSWNIHNNISQALPTLLPLISRFVVSALPIKDMLAWKDVEGGVLTIKHAYSLCLAPASSGLWNLFPWDRDTAPTHSITVWKFIHNRLSTDENLAIRGFSFPSCCSLCYKELEECYRVLRHAWNPQALAVIKSCLAYSFYQIWYSRNKARFDDKVTQWETCASRIAANANLVGSNTTKKSNNSVSCFSLLKAFAINLHPRHSPSPIEVLWCPPAKGWIKCNTDGVSSGSPSFAAAGGIFRDEQANHISSFAAFIGPGSPVVAEFMAVIIAIEKAIKEKWTKLWIETDCKLVVTAFANIHCVPWILKSRWLTCWAYTLEIDFLISHIFREANFCADSLANFGLTSKSFTWFNYILNDFYLDYLLDKSGTPRFRICS